The genomic region CTATTTTTCAAATAAAAAACAGTGTATGTACAACCAGTGTAATGTCAGATTGCAGAAGGACGTAAGCACCAGTCACTAATACCATTCATTGACGGTTCATTACCTTTGATGAGGCACATTCAGTCTAAATAGAAATGGATTAAAATTAATGTAATGATCATGAGggaatataaaaacaaatcaatTTTCACTAAAAAAGTACATATTGTCCTATGCACTCATGTTTTTAAATCtgaaaattttatgtatatatcaacatataataTAGAAAACCTTGTGGATATAGAAATttattgaaaaataataaatatcataaaaccataaataaaataataacagaataaggtACATTAAATACAACATTTCATAAActttgataaaaatcataaaaatcatgcTGAAATTTCTCGCAAACTATATCTTTGGACCACCATTAACCACATCTGAACAGCTTGTGTTTTCCTGGTCATTCTTTCCATCAGATGACTGAGCATTTTGGAAATTGATACTATAAATAACCTGGTTCTTCTTAAAAGCTCCACTGAAGATGTTGCTGGCCTCAATCTGAATTCCATTTTTGCGGCATTCAAGGAAACGCTCCGCAAAGAACCTATTTGTTTCATGGACATATGGATGGTTGATATACTCCTCCAGCTGAAACACAATGAAAAAATTACATCTTATCTTATAGTAAATATCTTCAAAGTTATTGTAAACCATCTATATCAGAAGTAATTCCAGTTTCATAacaagctaaaaaaagaaaatgaattaaaaaataccTTCATCCATTCACATGCTGccaattctctctcacacattgtAATATTTTTACTTTTCGGACGCATATGGACAATGAAATAGATATCGGAACAGTTGAAGTTGGCACCATGCACATGGCGGAAGGACACCAAAGACATGAAGTCGGCTTCTATTCCAGTCTCTTCTTTAACTTCTCTGATGGCAGCTGTGCTCAAGTCCTCACCTGTGATCATTGAGACCTTGTTAGCTTTTCGGTCTCTTTCAGTGTCAACAcaaagtatgattttttttcatgagtgTACATATAAAGCTTGAGCAAATATTAATGTAGGTGTGAGAGGGGTTGAGGTGGGGTGTATGAatgggagttggaaagggggtagggtggacctggggtgaaggtgggggttgagagtgagagtgggaactGTATTTTGTGTGGGAGTGGGCACGGGTATGCATGTGGATATCTGTGTCTATAAATTACAATCACATTATATTATAAAACTCAAGTGATGCAAATTGTATTGATAAACACTCTTTTTCTATCACTATTTTAAAAAGTACTGTTTGTATTACCTGGTTCAACGTAACCACCAGGTAGCTTCCAGTGAGGTCTTGTGTGAAATCTCTCTCGCACGACAagcaattcatc from Penaeus vannamei isolate JL-2024 chromosome 26, ASM4276789v1, whole genome shotgun sequence harbors:
- the LOC113829449 gene encoding uncharacterized protein isoform X2, with amino-acid sequence MDNPVLFKGKKDRFSGITVLSEDEPTTAQEFETVLQASLSHWAKEKIRGVWFRVHLQNAEWVPILAKHGFTYHHAQPQFVMMVKWLAVNEPNNIPRYAHNVIGVGAFVVNDDDELLVVRERFHTRPHWKLPGGYVEPGEDLSTAAIREVKEETGIEADFMSLVSFRHVHGANFNCSDIYFIVHMRPKSKNITMCERELAACEWMKLEEYINHPYVHETNRFFAERFLECRKNGIQIEASNIFSGAFKKNQVIYSINFQNAQSSDGKNDQENTSCSDVVNGGPKI
- the LOC113829449 gene encoding uncharacterized protein isoform X1; amino-acid sequence: MSVPRRVVKLLQLTAKGPPGIRYQRKKSSVQCIMDNPVLFKGKKDRFSGITVLSEDEPTTAQEFETVLQASLSHWAKEKIRGVWFRVHLQNAEWVPILAKHGFTYHHAQPQFVMMVKWLAVNEPNNIPRYAHNVIGVGAFVVNDDDELLVVRERFHTRPHWKLPGGYVEPGEDLSTAAIREVKEETGIEADFMSLVSFRHVHGANFNCSDIYFIVHMRPKSKNITMCERELAACEWMKLEEYINHPYVHETNRFFAERFLECRKNGIQIEASNIFSGAFKKNQVIYSINFQNAQSSDGKNDQENTSCSDVVNGGPKI